A window from Cryptomeria japonica chromosome 1, Sugi_1.0, whole genome shotgun sequence encodes these proteins:
- the LOC131028714 gene encoding UDP-glycosyltransferase 74D1-like has protein sequence MATESGSARVLVLAFPQAGHTNPMLQFSKDLVSQGVFITFVSFAFDHHRMLKADKTLQRLGITLRFESIPDHLPPGMDIALDFFHIFGHLKHIEGSDLEELIHRLNVTGPPVTCIVHDAFMPWVAQVSTKLNIPRALFYTQSATVAAIYHHFKYVEKWNNCQQNSKDVVVIPAIGEMRMPDLPSTFFPPHLTAGCLDDNLSLIENFNGASWVILNSFDQLESKAINYLREANVPVCTVGPLIPSAFLDRRNSEDTQFGGSPWEEETEECLEWLQSKPPHSVVYVSFGSIATISTQQIREIGRGLHSSGQNFLWAIRPSVG, from the exons ATGGCGACTGAAAGTGGAAGTGCCCGTGTTCTAGTGTTAGCGTTTCCCCAAGCAGGCCACACAAATCCCATGCTGCAATTCTCTAAGGATTTGGTCTCCCAAGGCGTGTTCATCACTTTCGTCAGTTTCGCCTTTGACCACCACAGAATGTTGAAGGCCGATAAAACGCTCCAACGCCTGGGCATAACTCTTCGGTTCGAGTCCATTCCGGACCACCTTCCCCCTGGAATGGACATCGCCTTAGATTTCTTTCACATTTTCGGACACTTAAAGCATATAGAGGGATCCGACCTGGAAGAGCTCATTCACCGCCTCAACGTAACGGGACCTCCTGTCACTTGTATTGTTCACGATGCGTTTATGCCCTGGGTTGCCCAAGTTTCAACCAAATTAAACATCCCCCGAGCTCTTTTCTACACGCAGTCTGCAACTGTTGCTGCAATCTATCATCATTTTAAATACG TGGAGAAGTGGAATAATTGCCAGCAGAATTCGAAAGACGTTGTTGTCATTCCAGCTATCGGCGAGATGAGAATGCCTGATTTACCGTCGACATTTTTTCCTCCACATCTCACTGCTGGTTGTCTCGACGACAATCTAAGTCTCATCGAGAATTTTAACGGCGCGTCATGGGTAATTTTGAACTCGTTTGATCAGCTGGAAAGTAAAGCGATCAATTACTTGAGGGAAGCAAATGTTCCAGTCTGTACAGTAGGTCCACTCATTCCTTCCGCCTTTCTGGACAGAAGAAATAGCGAGGACACACAGTTCGGCGGCAGCCCGTGGGAGGAAGAGACGGAGGAGTGTCTGGAATGGCTCCAGTCAAAGCCTCCTCACTCTGTTGTCTACGTTTCCTTCGGCAGCATAGCCACCATTAGTACACAACAAATCCGGGAAATAGGTCGTGGCCTGCACAGCAGTGGACAGAATTTCTTGTGGGCGATCCGTCCCTCTGTGGGGTAG
- the LOC131028715 gene encoding UDP glycosyltransferase 9-like: protein MTHCGWNSTLEALSAGVPLLGCDLRFDQPANCKLIVEVWKMGIKLRRTQHGDGDVTFEWDEIERCVRRVICSDEGAELRKNAVQWKESAKKAKIEGGSSHSNVNRFVKEVTN from the coding sequence ATGACTCACTGCGGATGGAATTCAACGCTGGAAGCCCTGAGTGCTGGGGTTCCACTGCTCGGCTGCGACCTCCGCTTCGATCAGCCCGCCAATTGCAAACTTATTGTGGAGGTGTGGAAGATGGGGATCAAATTGAGGCGGACGCAGCATGGCGATGGTGATGTGACTTTTGAATGGGATGAGATTGAGAGATGTGTGCGAAGGGTGATTTGCAGCGATGAGGGTGCAGAGCTCCGAAAGAATGCAGTCCAATGGAAAGAGTCAGCGAAAAAAGCGAAGATTGAAGGCGGTTCTTCTCACTCCAACGTCAACAGATTTGTTAAAGAGGTAACGAATTGA